The following proteins are co-located in the Silene latifolia isolate original U9 population chromosome 1, ASM4854445v1, whole genome shotgun sequence genome:
- the LOC141622709 gene encoding uncharacterized protein LOC141622709 — translation MEDFGYLWSYQENVDELKQKLHYVTYELEITRKETNQVIMKNNDDIRKLLLMLQNVCKERDEANSQLTNLQQMLAFTNKTQHFHQITPFSPDTPLVTNFPAKTNSSITESTSFSLEPATVSSPDSANICFINTNTATSSKGVDGATMLIENLAKGRPRPRQGKLLQAVIEAGPLLQTLMVAGSLPQWRNPPAQMTRKIPPVQLKGYGKQVVNGSVDRPLYGQSSGGSTPVYPSSMLDFGGGSSGTRVMSSAVSFDCPTPKRQRLL, via the exons ATGGAGGATTTTGGTTACTTGTGGTCATATCAAGAG AATGTTGATGAGCTGAAACAGAAGCTGCATTATGTGACATATGAGCTAGAAATTACGCGAAAAGAAACAAATCAAGTAATAATGAAGAACAATGATGATATCAGGAAACTTCTTCTAATGTTACAAAACGTATGTAAAGAACGAGACGAAGCCAATTCTCAATTGACAAATCTTCAACAAATGTTAGCCTTTACCAACAAAACCCAACATTTTCATCAAATTACACCTTTCTCCCCTGACACTCCACTCGTAACCAATTTCCCTGCTAAAACTAATTCTAGCATTACTGAATCAACCAGCTTTTCTCTTGAACCGGCCACTGTTTCGTCTCCTGACTCTGCTAATATTTGCTTCATTAATACTAATACTGCTACTAGTAGTAAGGGAGTTGACGGAGCTACAATGTTGATAGAGAATTTGGCCAAGGGTAGGCCCCGCCCGAGGCAAGGTAAGCTCTTACAGGCCGTGATCGAGGCTGGCCCGCTTCTTCAGACATTGATGGTAGCGGGGTCGCTTCCTCAGTGGAGAAACCCACCTGCTCAAATGACTCGGAAAATTCCACCTGTGCAACTTAAGGGATATGGTAAACAAGTAGTGAATGGGTCAGTTGATAGACCGTTGTATGGTCAGAGTAGCGGTGGATCAACGCCGGTTTATCCGAGTTCTATGTTGGATTTTGGTGGTGGATCATCGGGTACCCGAGTTATGTCATCTGCTGTGAGTTTTGATTGTCCAACTCCTAAGAGGCAGAGATTACTCTGA